The genomic interval ACAAGGGCAAGGGTATCAAGTTCGTCGGCGAGCAGATCCGTCGCAAGGCCGGCAAATCCGCAGGTGCTAAATAGTAAATAGTCTGAAGTTATGTCACTGAACAAGATAGAAAGAAGAGAGAGGATCAAGATGCGTATCCGCAAGATCGTGAGCGGAACGCCCGCACAGCCTCGCATGACTGTATTCCGTAGCAACAAGCAGATCTACGTGCAGTTTATTGATGACCTCGCAGGTGTGACCCTCGCGACGGCCTCCTCGCTGGACAAGGAGGTGGCCGAAGCCGCCGCCGGCAAGACCAAGTGCGA from Alistipes dispar carries:
- the rplR gene encoding 50S ribosomal protein L18, translating into MSLNKIERRERIKMRIRKIVSGTPAQPRMTVFRSNKQIYVQFIDDLAGVTLATASSLDKEVAEAAAGKTKCEVAALVGKLAAERAAAKGISAVAFDRNGYLYHGRVKQLAEAAREGGLKF